A genomic segment from Lemur catta isolate mLemCat1 chromosome 9, mLemCat1.pri, whole genome shotgun sequence encodes:
- the DET1 gene encoding DET1 homolog isoform X1: MAKPRPSKGKGLRPTQDVIMDHHVSTIKPRRIQNQNVIHRLERRRISSGKAGTHWHQVRVFHQNVFPNFTVVNVEKPPCFLRKFSPDGRYFIAFSSDQTSLEIYEYQGCQAAEDLLQGYEGEILSNGNDQRSVNVRGRLFERFFVLLHITNVAANGEHLNRECSLFTDDCRCVIVGSAAYLPDEPHPPFYEVYRNSESVTPNPRSPLEDYSLHIIDLHTGRLCDTRTFKCDKVVLSHNQGLYLYKNILAILSVQQQTIHVFQVTPEGTFIDVRTIGRFCYEDDLLTVSAVFPEVQRDSQTGMANPFRDPFINSLKHRLLVYLWRRAEQDGSAMAKRRFFQYFDQLRQLRMWKMQLLDENHLFIKYTSEDVVTLRVTDPSQASFFVVYNMVTTEVIAVFENTSDELLELFENFCDLFRNATLHSEVQFPCSASSNNFARQIQRRFKDTIINAKYGGHTEAVRRLLGQLPISAQSYSGSPYLDLSLFSYDDKWVSVMERPKTCGDHPIRFYARDSGLLKFEIQAGLLGRPINHTVRRLVAFTFHPFEPFAISVQRTNAEYVVNFHMRHCCT, translated from the exons ATGGCGAAACCGAGACCCAGCAAGGGAAAAGGACTTAGGCCCACACA AGATGTGATAATGGATCATCATGTTTCTACCATCAAGCCTCGAAGAATCCAAAACCAAAATGTGATTCACCGCTTGGAACGCCGGCGGATCAGTTCAGGCAAGGCAGGTACCCATTGGCACCAGGTCCGAGTGTTCCACCAGAATGTCTTCCCCAACTTCACAGTTGTCAACGTTGAAAAGCCTCCTTGTTTCTTGCGCAAATTCTCACCTGATGGACGCtactttattgctttttcttcagACCAGACATCTCTTGAAATCTATGAGTACCAGGGCTGTCAGGCAGCAGAGGACCTACTGCAGGGATATGAGGGGGAGATCCTGTCCAATGGCAATGACCAGCGGTCAGTCAATGTCCGGGGCCGGCTCTTTGAACGGTTTTTTGTCTTGCTGCACATTACCAACGTAGCAGCCAATGGTGAGCACCTGAACCGGGAGTGTAGCCTCTTCACTGATGACTGCCGGTGTGTCATCGTGGGATCAGCTGCCTACCTCCCAGATGAGCCTCACCCTCCTTTTTATGAGGTATATCGGAACAGTGAATCAGTGACCCCCAACCCACGGTCCCCTTTAGAGGACTATTCCCTCCACATCATTGACCTTCACACTGGCCGCTTATGTGATACACGCACATTCAAGTGTGATAAAGTGGTTCTGTCGCACAACCAAGGGCTCTACTTGTACAAAAACATCCTGGCCATCTTGTCGGTACAGCAGCAGACCATCCATGTCTTCCAGGTGACTCCTGAAGGCACTTTCATTGATGTGCGGACCATTGGCCGCTTCTGCTATGAGGATGACCTGCTCACTGTGTCAGCTGTTTTCCCTGAGGTACAGCGGGACAGTCAGACAGGCATGGCCAATCCTTTTAGGGATCCTTTCATCAACTCACTCAAGCACCGGCTTCTGGTATACTTGTGGCGCCGTGCAGAACAGGATGGTAGTGCAATGGCTAAGAGGCGCTTCTTCCAATATTTTGACCAACTGCGGCAGCTGCGCATGTGGAAAATGCAACTTCTGGATGAAAACCATCTGTTTATCAAGTATACTAGTGAGGATGTAGTAACACTACGGGTCACAGATCCATCACAG GCATCTTTTTTTGTGGTGTACAATATGGTGACAACAGAGGTGATTGCTGTGTTTGAGAATACATCAGATGAGCTTTTGGAGCTCTTTGAGAACTTCTGTGACCTCTTCCGTAATGCTACCCTGCACAGTGAAGTCCAGTTTCCCTGCTCAGCTTCTAGCAACAATTTTGCAAGGCAGATCCAGCGCCG GTTCAAAGACACTATTATAAATGCCAAGTATGGAGGGCATACGGAGGCAGTACGCCGGCTGCTGGGTCAGCTCCCGATCAGTGCTCAGTCTTACAGCGGGAGCCCCTACCTGGATTTATCTCTCTTCAGCTATGATGACAAGTGGGTGTCCGTCATGGAGCGGCCCAAGACTTGTGGAGATCACCCTATCAG GTTCTATGCCCGGGACTCTGGCCTGCTCAAGTTTGAGATCCAGGCAGGTTTACTGGGCCGCCCCATCAACCACACAGTCCGACGCCTTGTTGCCTTCACCTTCCACCCTTTTGAGCCTTTTGCTATTTCTGTGCAGAGGACTAATGCTGAGTATGTTGTCAACTTCCATATGCGACACTGCTGTACGTAG
- the DET1 gene encoding DET1 homolog isoform X3, which translates to MAKPRPSKGKGLRPTQDVIMDHHVSTIKPRRIQNQNVIHRLERRRISSGKAGTHWHQVRVFHQNVFPNFTVVNVEKPPCFLRKFSPDGRYFIAFSSDQTSLEIYEYQGCQAAEDLLQGYEGEILSNGNDQRSVNVRGRLFERFFVLLHITNVAANGEHLNRECSLFTDDCRCVIVGSAAYLPDEPHPPFYEVYRNSESVTPNPRSPLEDYSLHIIDLHTGRLCDTRTFKCDKVVLSHNQGLYLYKNILAILSVQQQTIHVFQVTPEGTFIDVRTIGRFCYEDDLLTVSAVFPEVQRDSQTGMANPFRDPFINSLKHRLLVYLWRRAEQDGSAMAKRRFFQYFDQLRQLRMWKMQLLDENHLFIKYTSEDVVTLRVTDPSQASFFVVYNMVTTEVIAVFENTSDELLELFENFCDLFRNATLHSEVQFPCSASSNNFARQIQRRFKDTIINAKYGGHTEAVRRLLGQLPISAQSYSGSPYLDLSLFSYDDKWVSVMERPKTCGDHPIRMKLTFWMAE; encoded by the exons ATGGCGAAACCGAGACCCAGCAAGGGAAAAGGACTTAGGCCCACACA AGATGTGATAATGGATCATCATGTTTCTACCATCAAGCCTCGAAGAATCCAAAACCAAAATGTGATTCACCGCTTGGAACGCCGGCGGATCAGTTCAGGCAAGGCAGGTACCCATTGGCACCAGGTCCGAGTGTTCCACCAGAATGTCTTCCCCAACTTCACAGTTGTCAACGTTGAAAAGCCTCCTTGTTTCTTGCGCAAATTCTCACCTGATGGACGCtactttattgctttttcttcagACCAGACATCTCTTGAAATCTATGAGTACCAGGGCTGTCAGGCAGCAGAGGACCTACTGCAGGGATATGAGGGGGAGATCCTGTCCAATGGCAATGACCAGCGGTCAGTCAATGTCCGGGGCCGGCTCTTTGAACGGTTTTTTGTCTTGCTGCACATTACCAACGTAGCAGCCAATGGTGAGCACCTGAACCGGGAGTGTAGCCTCTTCACTGATGACTGCCGGTGTGTCATCGTGGGATCAGCTGCCTACCTCCCAGATGAGCCTCACCCTCCTTTTTATGAGGTATATCGGAACAGTGAATCAGTGACCCCCAACCCACGGTCCCCTTTAGAGGACTATTCCCTCCACATCATTGACCTTCACACTGGCCGCTTATGTGATACACGCACATTCAAGTGTGATAAAGTGGTTCTGTCGCACAACCAAGGGCTCTACTTGTACAAAAACATCCTGGCCATCTTGTCGGTACAGCAGCAGACCATCCATGTCTTCCAGGTGACTCCTGAAGGCACTTTCATTGATGTGCGGACCATTGGCCGCTTCTGCTATGAGGATGACCTGCTCACTGTGTCAGCTGTTTTCCCTGAGGTACAGCGGGACAGTCAGACAGGCATGGCCAATCCTTTTAGGGATCCTTTCATCAACTCACTCAAGCACCGGCTTCTGGTATACTTGTGGCGCCGTGCAGAACAGGATGGTAGTGCAATGGCTAAGAGGCGCTTCTTCCAATATTTTGACCAACTGCGGCAGCTGCGCATGTGGAAAATGCAACTTCTGGATGAAAACCATCTGTTTATCAAGTATACTAGTGAGGATGTAGTAACACTACGGGTCACAGATCCATCACAG GCATCTTTTTTTGTGGTGTACAATATGGTGACAACAGAGGTGATTGCTGTGTTTGAGAATACATCAGATGAGCTTTTGGAGCTCTTTGAGAACTTCTGTGACCTCTTCCGTAATGCTACCCTGCACAGTGAAGTCCAGTTTCCCTGCTCAGCTTCTAGCAACAATTTTGCAAGGCAGATCCAGCGCCG GTTCAAAGACACTATTATAAATGCCAAGTATGGAGGGCATACGGAGGCAGTACGCCGGCTGCTGGGTCAGCTCCCGATCAGTGCTCAGTCTTACAGCGGGAGCCCCTACCTGGATTTATCTCTCTTCAGCTATGATGACAAGTGGGTGTCCGTCATGGAGCGGCCCAAGACTTGTGGAGATCACCCTATCAG GATGAAGTTGACCTTCTGGATGGCGgaatga
- the DET1 gene encoding DET1 homolog isoform X2 gives MDHHVSTIKPRRIQNQNVIHRLERRRISSGKAGTHWHQVRVFHQNVFPNFTVVNVEKPPCFLRKFSPDGRYFIAFSSDQTSLEIYEYQGCQAAEDLLQGYEGEILSNGNDQRSVNVRGRLFERFFVLLHITNVAANGEHLNRECSLFTDDCRCVIVGSAAYLPDEPHPPFYEVYRNSESVTPNPRSPLEDYSLHIIDLHTGRLCDTRTFKCDKVVLSHNQGLYLYKNILAILSVQQQTIHVFQVTPEGTFIDVRTIGRFCYEDDLLTVSAVFPEVQRDSQTGMANPFRDPFINSLKHRLLVYLWRRAEQDGSAMAKRRFFQYFDQLRQLRMWKMQLLDENHLFIKYTSEDVVTLRVTDPSQASFFVVYNMVTTEVIAVFENTSDELLELFENFCDLFRNATLHSEVQFPCSASSNNFARQIQRRFKDTIINAKYGGHTEAVRRLLGQLPISAQSYSGSPYLDLSLFSYDDKWVSVMERPKTCGDHPIRFYARDSGLLKFEIQAGLLGRPINHTVRRLVAFTFHPFEPFAISVQRTNAEYVVNFHMRHCCT, from the exons ATGGATCATCATGTTTCTACCATCAAGCCTCGAAGAATCCAAAACCAAAATGTGATTCACCGCTTGGAACGCCGGCGGATCAGTTCAGGCAAGGCAGGTACCCATTGGCACCAGGTCCGAGTGTTCCACCAGAATGTCTTCCCCAACTTCACAGTTGTCAACGTTGAAAAGCCTCCTTGTTTCTTGCGCAAATTCTCACCTGATGGACGCtactttattgctttttcttcagACCAGACATCTCTTGAAATCTATGAGTACCAGGGCTGTCAGGCAGCAGAGGACCTACTGCAGGGATATGAGGGGGAGATCCTGTCCAATGGCAATGACCAGCGGTCAGTCAATGTCCGGGGCCGGCTCTTTGAACGGTTTTTTGTCTTGCTGCACATTACCAACGTAGCAGCCAATGGTGAGCACCTGAACCGGGAGTGTAGCCTCTTCACTGATGACTGCCGGTGTGTCATCGTGGGATCAGCTGCCTACCTCCCAGATGAGCCTCACCCTCCTTTTTATGAGGTATATCGGAACAGTGAATCAGTGACCCCCAACCCACGGTCCCCTTTAGAGGACTATTCCCTCCACATCATTGACCTTCACACTGGCCGCTTATGTGATACACGCACATTCAAGTGTGATAAAGTGGTTCTGTCGCACAACCAAGGGCTCTACTTGTACAAAAACATCCTGGCCATCTTGTCGGTACAGCAGCAGACCATCCATGTCTTCCAGGTGACTCCTGAAGGCACTTTCATTGATGTGCGGACCATTGGCCGCTTCTGCTATGAGGATGACCTGCTCACTGTGTCAGCTGTTTTCCCTGAGGTACAGCGGGACAGTCAGACAGGCATGGCCAATCCTTTTAGGGATCCTTTCATCAACTCACTCAAGCACCGGCTTCTGGTATACTTGTGGCGCCGTGCAGAACAGGATGGTAGTGCAATGGCTAAGAGGCGCTTCTTCCAATATTTTGACCAACTGCGGCAGCTGCGCATGTGGAAAATGCAACTTCTGGATGAAAACCATCTGTTTATCAAGTATACTAGTGAGGATGTAGTAACACTACGGGTCACAGATCCATCACAG GCATCTTTTTTTGTGGTGTACAATATGGTGACAACAGAGGTGATTGCTGTGTTTGAGAATACATCAGATGAGCTTTTGGAGCTCTTTGAGAACTTCTGTGACCTCTTCCGTAATGCTACCCTGCACAGTGAAGTCCAGTTTCCCTGCTCAGCTTCTAGCAACAATTTTGCAAGGCAGATCCAGCGCCG GTTCAAAGACACTATTATAAATGCCAAGTATGGAGGGCATACGGAGGCAGTACGCCGGCTGCTGGGTCAGCTCCCGATCAGTGCTCAGTCTTACAGCGGGAGCCCCTACCTGGATTTATCTCTCTTCAGCTATGATGACAAGTGGGTGTCCGTCATGGAGCGGCCCAAGACTTGTGGAGATCACCCTATCAG GTTCTATGCCCGGGACTCTGGCCTGCTCAAGTTTGAGATCCAGGCAGGTTTACTGGGCCGCCCCATCAACCACACAGTCCGACGCCTTGTTGCCTTCACCTTCCACCCTTTTGAGCCTTTTGCTATTTCTGTGCAGAGGACTAATGCTGAGTATGTTGTCAACTTCCATATGCGACACTGCTGTACGTAG